In Dyadobacter sp. CECT 9275, the following proteins share a genomic window:
- a CDS encoding PspC domain-containing protein, whose product MEKKLHRIPDQAVFGGVASGIAQYMQIDVVIVRVILVVMLLLPIPPNFGWTGLIYIVLWAVLPTGPAEISPVANDTAKPFDPLADKKRSDQTIMVLGGALIFFGAVMLLDDFSIWYKMKHYFWPVLLIAIGAFLILRQRDKEHENNNGVNNPTPPPADPAPPVEPDPQPYTPFTSENSSPTVWPEDPENKRPGDNDDDIIKVN is encoded by the coding sequence ATGGAAAAGAAATTGCACCGCATACCCGACCAGGCAGTTTTCGGGGGAGTCGCATCCGGTATAGCACAGTACATGCAGATAGATGTTGTCATCGTCAGGGTCATTCTTGTCGTCATGTTGCTGCTTCCTATCCCGCCAAACTTCGGATGGACTGGTTTGATATACATTGTCCTATGGGCCGTTTTACCTACGGGACCTGCTGAAATCAGTCCCGTGGCGAATGATACTGCCAAACCTTTTGATCCTTTGGCAGATAAGAAAAGATCCGACCAGACCATTATGGTGCTGGGAGGTGCGCTGATATTCTTTGGGGCCGTTATGCTGCTGGATGACTTTTCAATATGGTATAAGATGAAGCATTATTTCTGGCCGGTTTTGCTCATAGCCATCGGGGCCTTTCTTATTCTGCGCCAGCGCGACAAAGAACATGAAAATAATAATGGTGTCAATAATCCTACTCCTCCGCCTGCGGACCCAGCCCCGCCCGTGGAACCAGACCCGCAACCTTATACCCCTTTTACATCCGAAAATTCTTCCCCAACGGTTTGGCCGGAGGATCCTGAAAATAAAAGGCCCGGAGACAATGATGATGATATCATTAAAGTGAATTAG
- a CDS encoding beta/alpha barrel domain-containing protein, producing the protein MLTNTVKISNVSNLSDARYCAGMGVEMLGFSIDENAAAYISPKKFEDICSWLAGVTLVAETSLTDPEKIIQALAPYPVHSIQVTESNLLGYLKSELGLPLILRVSADQYDAGEMELLMSRYADDVAHFLLESDDDSPLSDEWIQTSGNLSKEYPILVGFGLENESTVTALTTLFPKIGIALKGSEEIRPGFKDFGSMMDILEALEEN; encoded by the coding sequence TGCCCGGTATTGCGCCGGAATGGGTGTGGAAATGCTTGGTTTTTCAATTGACGAAAATGCTGCTGCCTATATCTCTCCTAAAAAATTTGAAGACATCTGCTCCTGGCTGGCTGGCGTTACCCTTGTAGCAGAAACCTCCCTGACCGACCCTGAGAAAATCATCCAGGCCCTGGCGCCGTACCCCGTTCACTCTATTCAGGTAACGGAATCAAATCTGCTGGGATATCTTAAAAGTGAATTAGGTTTACCACTCATCCTGCGGGTGAGTGCAGACCAGTATGATGCCGGCGAAATGGAACTGCTGATGAGCAGGTATGCTGATGACGTTGCCCATTTCCTCCTGGAAAGTGACGATGATTCCCCGCTTTCGGACGAATGGATTCAAACTTCAGGTAATCTTTCCAAAGAATATCCGATACTTGTTGGCTTTGGCCTGGAAAACGAATCTACCGTTACTGCACTCACGACGCTCTTCCCCAAAATTGGTATTGCGCTGAAGGGAAGTGAAGAAATACGTCCTGGTTTTAAAGACTTTGGAAGTATGATGGACATCCTGGAAGCACTGGAAGAAAACTGA